The stretch of DNA CGCATCGTCCACGGGGCGCGGGGCTACCTCGTGTTCGCGCTCGCCGCGGTGGCGGCCTCGCTCCTGCTCGGCGTCCTCTTCGGCGCGATCGCGGGCCTCTTCGGCGGGGCGTTCGACGCGCTCGTGAGCCGCATCGTCGAGTCGGTGTCGGCGTTCCCGCCGCTCGTGCTCGTCCTCGGCATCCAGGCCGCGGTCCCGCGCGCCACGCTCTTCACGCTCTTCCTCGCGATCGCGCTCACGCGGTGGCCCGAGATCGCGCGCCTCGTCCGCGGGGAGGTGCTGCTCGCGACGACGCGCGACTACGTCGTGGCGGCGCGCGCGCTCGGCGCGACCCCGCTCCGCGTGCTGCGGCGCCACATCCTCCCGAACGTGCGCGCCTCCCTCGTCGTCGTCGCGGCGATGGGGGTCAGCGGCGTGGTCCTCACCGAGGCGTCGCTCGACTTCCTCCGCGTCGGCACGCCGCCCGGCGCGGCGTCCTGGGGCGAGACGATGAGCCAGTTCCGCGACGCGCCGGGGGCGTGGTGGCTCCTCGCGTTCCCGGGCTTCCTCCTGGTCGTCACCATCATCGCGTACAACGTGATGGGCGAGGCGCTCCGCGACCTCCTCGACCCCCGCCGCTAACCCGCTTGGCGTCGCTCGGCATCTGCGTTACCTCTCCGCGTCGATGCACATTTTCGGCGGAGGCGGAGCGAGGGGAAAGGCAGCGCCGGCTGGTGGAGGTGGGCCGATCGCGACGGTGACGGAGCGTGACTTCGAGCAGGTGGTGCTCCTCGCGGAGACGCCTGTGCTCGTTCAGTTCACGAGCGATCGCTCGCAGGCGTGCAAGCAGATCGCGCCCGAGGTCGAGGCGTTCGCGGCGGAGATGGAGGGCAAGGTCAAGGTCGTCCGCCTCGACATCGATCAGTCGCCGGGGCTCGCGCGGCAGCTCCGCCTCCAGGGGGTGCCGACGTTCATGCTCTTCGCGGAGCAGCGGCTCGCGGACGCGCAGGTGGGCCCGCTCGGCAAGAAGCAGCTGAAGGCGATGGTCGAGCCGTTCCTCCCGCGCTCGGCGGGCGCGCTGAAGGCGCGGGAGCTCGCGGAGCTCATCAAGCAGGGTGTGGTCACCCCTGTCGACGTTCGCGACGCGGCGGCCTACGGCCGAGCCCACCTCCCGGGCGCGAAGAGCCTCCCGTTCGAGGAGATCGAGGGTCGGCTCGCGGAGCTCTACATGTTGCCGGGGCAGCCGGCGCTCTACGATCGCGCGGGCGACAAGGTGAAGGAGCTGGCGGCGCAGATGACGGAGCAGGGCACGCCGGTCGCCTTCCTCGAGGGCGGCATTTTGGCCTGGGAGTCGGAAGGTCTTCCGGTCGAGCGCCCGTGACGAGCCGATCCGCCTTGACGGGACGCGGGCCCGGCGCGACATCTCAAGGACGGATGGGTGGCGGCGCGAAGGCGGCGAAGTCAGTCACGCACGACGGGCACGCCCCGCCGAACCTCGAGCATTTCCGCGCGCTCCTCCACGAGCACATGGAGAAGCGGGGCCTCCGCTCGACCGATCAGCGGCGCCTGATCGTGGAGACCTTCTTCAAGGTCCCGAACCACATTTCGATCGAGGAGCTGCTCGCGGAGGTGCGCCAGCACGACAAGAGGGTCGGCTACGCGACGGTGTACCGCACGCTCAAGCTCCTCACGGAGTGCGGCGTCGCCTTCGAGCGCAAGTTCGGCGACGGCCTCACGCGCTACGAGCTCGCGGACGAGTCGAGCCACCACGATCACCTCATCTGCGTCGACTGCGGAAAGATCGTCGAGTTCGAGGAGCCGAAGATCGAGGAGCTCCAGGAGCGCATCGCCGCCCGCTACGGCTTCGTCCTGAAGTCCCACAAGCACGAGATGTACGGCTCGTGCCCGGACTGCCAGGCCAAGACCGCGCGCGCCCGCCCGCCCCGAGACCCGGCGCGATCTTCTTGATGACCTCGTCGCGTGCTCACTGGCAGAGGACGCGGCCGCTCGTGGAGAGGCAGGCGTTCGGGCACAGCTCGCCGAGCTGGTACGTGCCGCCGGCGCAGCGGAGGAGCTGCTTGCCGTCCGTCGCGCAGGCGATCTCGGTCGTGCTCTCGCATGGGTCGCCGAGCGCGGCGATGGAGTGGTCGCAGTCGACGGCGCTCGCGACGGTGCAGCCGCGCGCGCCGCGGCAGGTCGAGGCGATGACCTGACGCCCGCCGCGGCAGACGAGGAGCGAACGTCGATCCGGCGCGCAGTCGTAGCCGCCCTCCGCGCACGGTCCCGCTGCCGGCGGCGCGGCGTTCGAATCGCAGCGGATCATGTTCGCGACGACGGCGCAGCCTTGCGCGCCGCCGCACGCCTGGAGCATCCGCCACGCGCCGCCTTGGCACTGGATGACGGCGCGGCGATCGGGGCTGCACATCGGCGGTCCGTTCATGCACGCGCCGTTCGGCGGAGGCGCCGCCGGCGCGGGAGCGTTGGAGCTCGTGCTGAACGAGCAAGCGGCGAGGGCGCCGAAGAGCAGGACGAGCGCGGTGCGCATCGATCGAGCGTACGCGATCAGCCCTGCTCTTGGGACGCCGCGCTCTCCGAGGTCGTCGCGATCTCGGTGAGGAAACGCGCGAGCAGGGTCTTCGTGCCGCTCGCGAACTTGACCGTGTGCTTCGCGTCGTCGCCGTTGCCCTCCGTTCGCTCGAGGACGCCCTCGCCGAACTTCGGATGGCTGAAGCGACGCGCGGGCGGCGGCGGCGCGGCCTTCTTCGGCGGCACGAACGCCGGCTTCGGCATCCGCGCCGGCACCTGGAACTCCGCCTTCGGCGCGGCGCGCTCCCGCTTGCGGGCGGGCTTGGCCGGCGCGTCCGGCCCCGGCTTCGGCTTCGCGACCGCCGCTGCTTCGAGGCCGAGGCTCCTCCGCAGCTCGTTCGCGCGCGTCGCGCGCGTCTCCTCGCACAGCTCGACGAGCGTCGTGAGACCGAGACGGCGCGCCTCGTGCTTCAGGACGTCGCGCCCGATCAGCGCGAGCATCGTCCGCTTGCCGCCCGCGTCGTCCGCCGCCCAGGTCCTCGCCATCGCCATCGCCGCCGCCTCGTCGGCGGGAGGGACGTAGGCGAGCGCAAAGTCGACGATCTCCGTCGCCTCCGGAAAGAAGTCCCATTGCCCGAAGCCCGCGCCGACGTTCTCCGCGACGACGCGCGGGAGCTTGGAGCACGCCGCGAGCGCCTTGCCCGTCGCGGACGCCTCCGCGTACGACGCGCCGTGGTGTGCCTTGGCGACCTGCGCGACGAGCTCGTCGCGCGAGAGGAGTGCATCGTCGGCCATCCGCACGAGCATTCGCGGCTTCGCGCGATCGGTCAACGGTCGGCGGCGGCGGCCGGGTCCTCACGCCGCCGTGACCCGCGAGACCGTCTCGGAGCGGGCGGTGAGCGGGATCGTGAGCGTGAACGTGACGCCCCTGCTTCTTGAGATCGGTTTTGCTCCTGCCGCCAATCGCCGATGACAACGGATGACGTTTGAGGGCTTCAGGCAGCGGGGCTGGATCGGCGTTCCGCTCAGGCGGCGCCGCCGGAGGCCGCGGGAGGCTGGATCGCGTAGATGAACGCGCCGCCGAGCTGCTTGGCGGTGTAGCTGCGCGGCAACGGAGTAACGACCTTATGCAGGTCATAGTAGTCGTACTCGCGCTGCTGGTAGGTCACCGTGACGAGCACCGTCTTCGGAGTGCTCGCCGAGTTGAAGGTCAGCGAGAAATCGACCAACGGTCCGGTCCCAGTGTTGACGTTTCGATACACGATGGTCGTCGCGTCGCGGACCATCGAGTCCGTCTGGTTCACGTTCACGAAGCCGCCGGGGTACTGCTTGTCGACGAGCGTCCACTTGCCGGCCGAACCCCCGAGCGCCTTGTACGAGAACGGCGGGATGAAGACCTGGCCGTTCGTCCGCACCTGGATGAGCGCCTGCTGCCGCGTCATCGTGAGCTTGAAGCCGGGCGAGGTCGCGTTCTGCGGGATGCGGGTGTTGAGCGCGTGGTTCGGTATGTGCTTCGCCGTTCCGGCGCTGAACGCCCCGAGCTCGGCGTCGGTGAGCGGCGCGGCCGAGGCGTCCGACGCGACGGCCATCAGCGCGGCGACGCCGAGGCAGGCGAGGACCGTACGACGGGTGCAGGAGGCGATGTTCGTGTTCGTGTTCATGGTCGTTGTTCCCTTCCCACTTCGTGCAGTCGTCTTCGACGATGCGGGCGTCGCATCGAGTCATCGTGCAAGGAAACGCGCCATCAGCCCTTCAGCTTGTAGGTCGTCGTCAGCGACGCGATCGCCTCCTTCGCGCGCTTCGCGACCTCGGCGTTCGGGTGCTTCTCGTATTTCCTCATCAGCTTCAGCGTCTTCTCGTCACGCCGCTGGTAGTAGATGTTCCAGAGCGCGAGCCCGCGCACCGAGTCTTCGGCCGACGCGTCGTTCGCGACCTTCTCGAGGAAGGTGTAGACCGCCTCGCACTGCGCCTCTCCCGCCGCCTTCGCGGTGAGGTCCTGGACGATCTGGAAGCACGGCTCGCGCATCACGATCGCGAAGGGGTCCTTGAACTCCTTGTTCTTGAGGCGCGTCTCGGCCTCGGCGAGGAGCGCGTCGATGTACTCGCCCTTGCAGAGGATCATGTCGTTGGCGGCGACGGACGCCGTCGTCAGGCTCTTGTCGGCGAGGTAGCCCTTCGCCCACGCGCAGATCGCGCCGCGCTCCTCGTCGGTCCACTTCGTCATCGGCTTGCGGGGTGCGTCGAGCGCGGCGGCGGCGTGCTCGCTCTTCTTCTCCGCCACCTCCTTCAGCTTCGGGAGCGTCTTGAGGCGCCCGAAGACGAGGAGGTTGCGGTAGGCGTTGTCGCGCGCCTCCTTCACCGGGTGCGCGTCGACGGCGGCGTAGAGGTCGTCGAACGAGCCGCTCAAGGTCGCGAGCTGCGCGACGGCGGGCGCGAGGCGCGTCGCGCGGTTGCCGGCGTTCTCCTTCAGCATCGCGAGCGCGCTCGTCGTCACCGCGGCCGACGCGTTCTTTCGCTTGCCCTCTTCGCCGAGGTTGTCGAACTGCTCCGACAGGAGCGCGACCGCGGCGGCGGAGGTCTTCTCGTCGTCCTTCTTCTGGACGAGCGCGATGAGCGTCGACGCGAAGCCCTCCGGCTTCTTCTCGCGGACGTAGGCCGCCATCGCCTCGGTCACCTTGTCCTTGCACGAGTAGGCCTGCCCCTGCTCCACGTTCACGGTGCACTTCTCGACGTGCGCCTTGACGTGCTCGACGAGCGTGGGGTCGAGCTGCGCCGGCGCGGCCGCCGTCGTCGACGAGGCCGCCGACGCCGAGCCCGCTGCGCCGGCCGTGCCTTCGTCCTTCTTCGAGCACGCGCTCGTGGCGAGGACGGTGGTGGCGAACAAGATGGCGATGGAACGCATGGCGCGCATCGTCGATCGAGCGCGCCGCGCGCGTCGATGGCGGCTTTCCTTGCACGATGCGCGCTCCTATTCGTCGGCGCGCGCGGAGAGGAGATGCGCGACGAGCTCGCTCCGCGAGGCGACGCCGAGCTTTCGATAGGCGCTCGTGAGCTGGTGCTGCACCGTGCTCGCGCTCGTCGCGCGCGATCGCGCGATCTCGTGGTTCGTCGCTCCGCGCGCGGCGGCGAGGGCGACTTCACGCTCCGCGCCGGTGAGCGGGAGGGGCGCGCTGGACGGCTCCGTCGGCGCCGAGAAGAGGAGGAGCTCGCGCCCCGCCTCGGTCGACGTCGCGACCTGGGTCGGGATCGCGAGCCGCTCGATGAGCGCCGCGGTCGAGCGCACGCGGACCTTCTCGAAGATGCGCGCGAGGAGGCCACCGATGGTGCCGACGGAGAGGCCGAGCTCGTAGGCGATCAGCTTCTGCGAATGACCGCAGAGGAGGAGGTTCGCGATCGCGGCCTCTTGCGGCGCGAGCCCGCGCGGATCCGACACGTTCGGCGGGTTCTCGTAGGCGAAGACGTAGCGGCGGCCGTCCGAGTCGAAGCGGCGGACGATCGAGTAGCGCCCGGAGACGAGCGCCGTCCAGCGCGCGAGGACCTCGTCGGGATCGCTCGTCCGGCGGTCGAGGCCCTTCATCTCGTCCATCCGCGTCTTCAGCGCGTCGAGCGCCCCGACGTGATCGCGGCCCACGTGCGCCACCGCTCCGGATCGCTCGAAGACGGCGACCGGCTCGCTCCGCCCCGACACGAGGAGCCGCCGCGCGCTCGCGAGGTGCGCGGCGATCATCGCGAGCCGCCGCCGCTCGGCGACGTGGAGGCGCCGCTCACCCTGGATCGTGAACCCGATGAAGATGCCGCGTCGATCGGGATCGACGGCGTTGACGTAGAGCGCGTCGGCCGCCTCGAGCGCCCGCGCGACCTGCGGGCCAGGGCCCGGGGACTCGTTCAGTCGCACGCCGACGCTGGCGGCGAGCGTCCCGGTCGGCCCGAGGCGCATGAGCGTGGAGCGATACTCCGGCGGCGCGGCGGCGAAGCTCGCCTGGATCGCGTCGCCCATCGCCTCTGGCATTCCCTTCACGATCGGGCGCGAGATGCGCCACGACGACACCGGGCCGCTGATGTCGTAGGCGTAGGCGAACCCGCCGCGGCTCTCGACGCCGAGCGCCTCCAGCGCCTCCAGCGCGTCGCCGAGCCAGACGTGGGGCGCCGCGGTCTCGACGCCGGCGTAGATCCGCTCGACGGCGTCGATGACCTGAGCGACTCGGCGTGCGCGCAAACACCGGCAGTATATCGCGAGCGAAGGGCCTCGTAGCGGAATTCCTTGCACGATGACTTCGCGCTTCGAGCGCCTCGATCGCGACGCGTACCGTCGTCGTTCGTGATGTCGTCGGCGAAGCTCCTCCGCGTGCTCACCGTGCTCGTCTTCGTCGCCGCGGCCGGCGGCGCCGACGCGCGCCCGGGGGGAGGCGGCGCGTTCTCGGGACCGCCGCCGCGCTCGGCGCCCGAGCCGACGAAGCCGGAGCCCGCGTCGCCAAGAAGCCCCTCGCGCTCGCCTTCGCCTTCGCCTTCGCCGAAGCCTGCCGCGCCGGCGGACGACGATCGGCCCACGGCCTCGGTGAGCAAGGAGCACGGGACCATCCTCGTCGCCGGCCTCGCCGTCGTGCTCGTCTCGCTCTTCGTCATCGGCACCCTCATGGGGCGGCGTGAGGACCGGAGGCGTGCGCTCGAGAAGCAGATGCGCGCCGGCGCGCCGCCGCCCGTCGCGCCGAGGGCCGGCGCGCGCCGCGAGCTCCTCCGGCTGCGGGAGGGCGATCCGGCGTTCTCGCTCGTCCTCTTCGACGACTTCCTCGTGCTGCTCTACACCGAGATCAAGATGGCGCAGGGGAGCGGCGCCCTCGCGCGCTACGCGCCGTACCTCGGCGAGGCGGCGCGCGCGGCGCTCGCGTCGAGCGAGGGCACGATCGCGACGGTGCTCGTCGGCGCGGTGTCCGTCGTCGACGTGGAGGGCCTCGAGCCGTCGTCGCCGCACGTCCGCGTGAAGGTGGGCTTCGAGTCGAACTACACCGCCGGTGGGAAGGGCGTCTACGCGCGCGAGGTGTGGACGCTCCGGCGACGCCGCGACGCGCGCTCCCGTGCGCCGGCGAAGGCGCGCGTCATCGGCTGCCCGAGCTGCGGCGCTCCGCTCGACGTCGTCGTGGCCGGCGTCTGCGGGCACTGCGGGAGCCACGTGACGTCGGGCGAGCTCGACTGGTCGGTCGAGGAGGTCGTCGTCCACGAGACGAGCGCGCGCGGCCCCATGTTGACGAGCGACGTCGTCGAGCAAGGCACCGATCTCGCGACCGTCGTCGCGGACGGCGCCGCCGATCGCCTCGCCGCGATGTCGGCGTCGGATCCCGCCGCGGGCTGGGACGCCGTCTCGCAGCGCGTGCACGCCATCTTCACGACGTTCCAGACGGCG from Labilithrix sp. encodes:
- a CDS encoding ABC transporter permease, whose amino-acid sequence is MSSPEDLPDDRESTPLLLARLSRPSMPPAVETPRPAPAAPKTAAPPLAGVDWTNYAKTTERLGKAGLLLSMMLLFVAVFADLFASNLPIMCRVDGAFYTFPNVTQPAALTPLSRAELDARASFMLRPLVFHGPRLRPGEVATSLARPGALEGHPLGTDRDGNDVFARIVHGARGYLVFALAAVAASLLLGVLFGAIAGLFGGAFDALVSRIVESVSAFPPLVLVLGIQAAVPRATLFTLFLAIALTRWPEIARLVRGEVLLATTRDYVVAARALGATPLRVLRRHILPNVRASLVVVAAMGVSGVVLTEASLDFLRVGTPPGAASWGETMSQFRDAPGAWWLLAFPGFLLVVTIIAYNVMGEALRDLLDPRR
- the traF gene encoding conjugal transfer protein TraF, yielding MHIFGGGGARGKAAPAGGGGPIATVTERDFEQVVLLAETPVLVQFTSDRSQACKQIAPEVEAFAAEMEGKVKVVRLDIDQSPGLARQLRLQGVPTFMLFAEQRLADAQVGPLGKKQLKAMVEPFLPRSAGALKARELAELIKQGVVTPVDVRDAAAYGRAHLPGAKSLPFEEIEGRLAELYMLPGQPALYDRAGDKVKELAAQMTEQGTPVAFLEGGILAWESEGLPVERP
- a CDS encoding transcriptional repressor: MEKRGLRSTDQRRLIVETFFKVPNHISIEELLAEVRQHDKRVGYATVYRTLKLLTECGVAFERKFGDGLTRYELADESSHHDHLICVDCGKIVEFEEPKIEELQERIAARYGFVLKSHKHEMYGSCPDCQAKTARARPPRDPARSS
- a CDS encoding helix-turn-helix transcriptional regulator — its product is MRARRVAQVIDAVERIYAGVETAAPHVWLGDALEALEALGVESRGGFAYAYDISGPVSSWRISRPIVKGMPEAMGDAIQASFAAAPPEYRSTLMRLGPTGTLAASVGVRLNESPGPGPQVARALEAADALYVNAVDPDRRGIFIGFTIQGERRLHVAERRRLAMIAAHLASARRLLVSGRSEPVAVFERSGAVAHVGRDHVGALDALKTRMDEMKGLDRRTSDPDEVLARWTALVSGRYSIVRRFDSDGRRYVFAYENPPNVSDPRGLAPQEAAIANLLLCGHSQKLIAYELGLSVGTIGGLLARIFEKVRVRSTAALIERLAIPTQVATSTEAGRELLLFSAPTEPSSAPLPLTGAEREVALAAARGATNHEIARSRATSASTVQHQLTSAYRKLGVASRSELVAHLLSARADE
- a CDS encoding Tim44 domain-containing protein, which encodes MSSAKLLRVLTVLVFVAAAGGADARPGGGGAFSGPPPRSAPEPTKPEPASPRSPSRSPSPSPSPKPAAPADDDRPTASVSKEHGTILVAGLAVVLVSLFVIGTLMGRREDRRRALEKQMRAGAPPPVAPRAGARRELLRLREGDPAFSLVLFDDFLVLLYTEIKMAQGSGALARYAPYLGEAARAALASSEGTIATVLVGAVSVVDVEGLEPSSPHVRVKVGFESNYTAGGKGVYAREVWTLRRRRDARSRAPAKARVIGCPSCGAPLDVVVAGVCGHCGSHVTSGELDWSVEEVVVHETSARGPMLTSDVVEQGTDLATVVADGAADRLAAMSASDPAAGWDAVSQRVHAIFTTFQTAWAARDLASMRPLMSDALFAAQTFWVEEYRRQGLRNVTEGARISKLELCDVTEDAYYDAVTVRVHASSLDYTLSDATGALVSGDRAVPRRYTEYWTVIRGRAATAGSKECPRCGAPLDVGMGGHCGFCKAKVTTADFDWVLSRIEQDEVYRG